From the genome of Candidatus Nitrosocosmicus oleophilus, one region includes:
- a CDS encoding cation:proton antiporter: protein MAIEITQILQDFATIMIIAAVMTIISYKLKQPLILGYIGAGIIIGPHTPPFSFISNVEVLNLFAEIGIILLLFTVGMEFPIRNLRKIGKRATIITLAEQTGTMIAGFFVGQALNMSFYDSLFMAVALSVSSTVVIMKVLEELKILREEASYLTLGILIIEDIIILSIFALLHSTTVTGNISIVEILIPIGITIAFIAGVLIIGSRTIPRLVDFVARTNQSDVLVVAVLGLAFGFAYVSNLLGISVAVGAFFAGVLIAESKSHAVTSILTTPIRDMFVALFFVSVGALMDINLIPVFIIPALILVGVTSVVKFAIVFLTSRYQGFSKITAIQTGIDLSASRGGEMSLIVAKGGIDIGVVSSFILPIIGTITLISTFLAPYLIKLGLKLADRNNNVNSESKSPNESKSAEPD from the coding sequence GTGGCTATAGAAATAACTCAAATTTTACAAGATTTTGCGACAATAATGATAATCGCAGCAGTAATGACGATTATTTCATATAAATTGAAGCAGCCACTTATTTTGGGATACATAGGAGCTGGCATAATAATTGGCCCACATACCCCTCCTTTCAGTTTCATCAGTAATGTAGAAGTCTTAAATTTATTTGCAGAAATTGGAATAATTTTGCTGCTCTTTACAGTCGGAATGGAATTCCCTATTAGAAATTTAAGGAAGATTGGTAAAAGGGCTACGATCATCACTTTAGCTGAACAAACTGGAACAATGATTGCAGGGTTTTTTGTGGGTCAGGCACTGAATATGTCGTTTTATGATAGCCTGTTTATGGCAGTTGCATTATCGGTTTCTAGCACAGTGGTAATAATGAAGGTTTTAGAAGAATTAAAGATCCTAAGAGAAGAGGCTTCATACCTTACTCTGGGAATTCTAATAATTGAAGACATAATAATACTATCTATATTTGCCTTGTTACATTCCACCACCGTAACGGGAAATATATCCATAGTGGAAATCCTAATCCCTATAGGTATAACGATAGCATTTATTGCTGGAGTTTTGATTATAGGTTCGAGAACAATTCCACGCTTAGTTGATTTTGTTGCTAGGACAAATCAGAGTGACGTTTTGGTAGTGGCTGTGCTTGGTCTTGCCTTTGGCTTTGCATATGTTTCAAACTTACTTGGGATTTCAGTAGCGGTTGGGGCTTTTTTTGCAGGTGTATTAATAGCTGAATCAAAATCTCACGCTGTTACAAGCATCCTAACGACACCCATCAGAGATATGTTTGTAGCTTTATTTTTCGTTTCCGTAGGAGCATTAATGGACATCAATTTGATTCCCGTATTCATAATTCCCGCACTAATACTAGTGGGCGTTACCTCAGTCGTAAAATTCGCTATTGTTTTCTTGACTTCAAGGTATCAAGGATTTAGTAAAATCACTGCGATACAGACCGGTATCGATCTTTCAGCATCACGAGGTGGAGAGATGTCCCTAATTGTAGCGAAGGGAGGAATAGACATTGGAGTAGTGAGTTCTTTTATATTACCTATTATTGGAACTATAACCTTAATTTCTACATTCTTGGCGCCGTATTTGATAAAGTTAGGATTAAAGTTGGCTGATAGAAATAATAATGTCAATTCGGAGTCAAAGTCTCCAAACGAATCAAAATCAGCAGAACCTGATTAA
- a CDS encoding CbtB domain-containing protein, with protein sequence MNNDSVPKLAIGILAVIAIFSIYIVGYDQGQLFSLVQGSEAFDTMWLHEFTHDIRHAAGFPCH encoded by the coding sequence ATGAACAATGACAGTGTACCAAAACTAGCAATTGGTATCTTAGCCGTCATAGCAATTTTTAGTATTTATATAGTAGGATATGACCAAGGACAGCTTTTTAGTTTGGTGCAAGGAAGCGAAGCTTTTGACACAATGTGGCTTCATGAATTTACTCATGATATTAGACATGCTGCAGGTTTTCCATGTCACTAG
- a CDS encoding inositol-3-phosphate synthase — protein sequence MGKKINVAIAGVGNCASALVQGIHYYNSNSSSKDSVGLTSFDLGGYEPGDINFVAAFDIAEAKVGKDLSEAVLSPPNNAIQIVDVPHTGIKVQKGNVLDGAGRHFSEVVKLSDKTHVEVYDVLRETHTDILINYLPVGSREASRYYAEKCLEAGVCFINAIPVFISSDSNWQKRFVEKNVPCAGDDVMSQLGATVVHKTLAKLWVDRGVLIDETYQLNIGGDMDFYNMLDEERLEDKRVSKTSAVQAMIPYDVPMRIGPSDYVNFLHNDKVCYIYMKGRFFGKVPLELDVKLRVPDAYNSSGVMIDAIRGAKIALDRNISGPLESISAYCFKHPPVQMSYSNAKSNFIDFIDGKKER from the coding sequence ATGGGTAAAAAAATAAATGTCGCAATTGCCGGCGTAGGAAATTGCGCTTCTGCTCTCGTTCAAGGAATTCATTATTATAATTCTAATTCTTCGTCTAAGGATTCTGTCGGTCTTACTTCCTTTGACCTTGGTGGCTATGAGCCAGGTGATATTAATTTTGTTGCTGCGTTTGATATTGCAGAAGCAAAAGTAGGAAAGGACTTGTCTGAAGCTGTCCTCTCACCACCAAATAATGCCATTCAAATTGTTGATGTTCCCCATACTGGAATTAAAGTTCAAAAAGGTAACGTGCTAGATGGAGCAGGAAGGCATTTTTCCGAGGTAGTAAAGCTTTCTGATAAGACACATGTCGAGGTTTACGATGTACTTAGAGAAACACATACTGATATCTTGATTAATTATTTGCCTGTGGGTAGTAGAGAGGCTAGCAGATATTACGCAGAAAAATGCCTAGAAGCAGGTGTTTGTTTCATTAATGCAATCCCTGTTTTCATATCGTCAGATTCTAATTGGCAAAAACGCTTCGTTGAAAAAAATGTTCCATGTGCAGGAGATGATGTAATGAGCCAATTGGGAGCTACTGTAGTTCACAAGACCTTGGCTAAGTTGTGGGTGGACAGAGGAGTATTGATAGATGAGACATATCAATTGAATATTGGCGGGGACATGGATTTTTACAATATGCTAGATGAAGAACGATTGGAAGACAAGCGAGTTAGCAAGACTTCAGCTGTACAGGCTATGATACCATATGACGTGCCGATGCGGATAGGTCCATCTGATTACGTTAATTTTCTTCATAACGATAAGGTTTGCTATATTTACATGAAAGGTAGATTTTTTGGAAAGGTGCCATTAGAATTAGATGTGAAACTCCGTGTCCCGGATGCCTATAACAGTTCAGGTGTGATGATTGATGCAATTAGAGGCGCGAAAATCGCACTTGATAGAAATATTTCTGGACCATTAGAAAGTATCTCTGCATATTGTTTTAAACACCCTCCAGTCCAAATGTCATACTCAAACGCCAAATCAAATTTCATTGATTTCATTGACGGAAAGAAGGAACGATAG
- a CDS encoding phosphate signaling complex PhoU family protein: MTIYTRILQQIGSSILISLPNDWIKKNSLGKGNNLTVETNIDNTVSIYNDYQEEEIKIEFEYGQEDSNQQSQNDIIEQVEIKDKVIKILLNKIFGAYLLGYNRINIHSKNQISFEDSETIKKATRKLIGLEIVDENSYNIHLQFLIDAKTLNIEKILSMMNSIITGMFKETIRSLSEGFGRDLKKKIDSRDDEIDRQYFLLVRVIRTAIMNKKLASNLNLSNIDMLDYRIAANYLENAGDLIAELVSYLSELREKKQIADLIRKTGYSLEEMQHYSIEAFTSTSRDKAFKVNENYEEFKELISELKKHITSDKEIVINDKYSIAMINSISCLDKIAKCWIDITDLAKPTYMLK, translated from the coding sequence ATGACAATATATACTCGAATATTACAGCAAATTGGAAGTAGTATTCTTATATCGCTTCCAAATGACTGGATTAAGAAGAATTCCCTAGGCAAGGGAAACAACCTAACTGTAGAAACTAATATTGACAACACCGTTTCAATTTATAATGATTACCAAGAAGAAGAAATAAAAATAGAATTTGAGTATGGGCAGGAGGATAGTAACCAACAATCACAAAATGACATAATTGAACAGGTAGAAATCAAAGATAAGGTAATCAAAATACTCTTAAATAAAATTTTTGGTGCTTACCTGCTGGGATATAATAGGATAAACATTCATTCGAAGAATCAGATATCATTTGAAGACAGTGAAACAATAAAGAAGGCCACCAGAAAATTGATTGGACTAGAAATTGTTGATGAGAATAGCTATAACATACATCTTCAATTCCTAATTGATGCTAAAACCTTAAACATTGAAAAAATATTGAGTATGATGAACTCGATCATAACAGGTATGTTCAAGGAAACGATTCGTTCCCTTAGTGAAGGCTTTGGAAGAGATCTAAAGAAAAAAATTGACAGTAGAGATGATGAAATAGACAGACAATATTTCCTTCTCGTCAGAGTAATAAGAACAGCTATTATGAACAAGAAACTTGCGAGCAACCTGAATTTAAGCAATATCGATATGCTTGACTATAGAATAGCAGCCAATTATCTTGAAAATGCAGGAGATTTAATAGCAGAATTGGTATCCTACCTATCTGAACTTAGGGAAAAAAAACAGATTGCCGACTTGATTAGAAAAACCGGGTATTCATTGGAAGAAATGCAGCACTATTCCATCGAAGCTTTTACAAGTACAAGCAGGGATAAGGCATTTAAGGTAAATGAAAACTATGAAGAATTTAAAGAATTAATTTCTGAATTAAAAAAGCATATAACATCTGATAAGGAGATCGTGATTAACGATAAGTATTCTATTGCAATGATAAACAGTATTTCCTGCCTAGACAAGATAGCTAAATGTTGGATAGATATTACTGATTTGGCAAAACCAACATATATGCTAAAATAA
- a CDS encoding pantoate kinase produces the protein MVLVTQVPVAVAKAYSPGHITGFFSTPDPHISTTDPKFLGSMGAGFSINKGITSTVKVFSSNEKNYEIRLNGIPNFELKVSNFVVASYMQLIREPVYLSIEHESELPIGYGLGSSGSAALSLSYALNEALKTNLTKVQAAQIAHNGDIACRTGLGTVISEFTGGFELRLKVGGPGIGQVIKSELSTDWCVIVLCLEPIKTELWLDKSVTNENKHSLNLLGRKMVHDLYQNQNVGSFLEMSYQFAREYHLDEGKCQNPINLLQAEGIKASVALFGHTLFTLTERDKVRRIVKLLEQFKGQLLVCGVDNLGARLIRRND, from the coding sequence GTGGTTTTAGTTACTCAAGTGCCTGTGGCAGTGGCAAAGGCGTATAGTCCTGGTCACATTACTGGCTTCTTTTCCACACCGGACCCGCATATTTCCACGACAGATCCAAAATTTCTTGGATCGATGGGTGCTGGTTTTAGTATTAATAAAGGAATTACATCTACTGTTAAAGTATTTTCTTCGAATGAAAAGAACTACGAAATAAGACTAAACGGGATCCCTAATTTTGAGCTAAAGGTATCAAATTTTGTCGTGGCCTCTTACATGCAGTTAATCCGGGAGCCTGTTTATCTTTCAATTGAACATGAATCTGAATTACCTATTGGGTATGGGTTGGGGTCCAGTGGTTCGGCCGCGCTAAGTCTTTCTTATGCACTTAATGAGGCGTTAAAAACTAACTTAACCAAAGTCCAAGCAGCACAAATAGCACACAACGGTGATATAGCTTGCAGAACTGGGCTGGGAACAGTCATATCGGAATTTACTGGTGGTTTTGAGCTGAGATTGAAGGTTGGCGGACCGGGCATTGGTCAAGTTATTAAGTCTGAATTGTCAACAGACTGGTGTGTTATCGTTTTATGTCTTGAACCCATTAAAACAGAACTATGGCTTGATAAGTCCGTTACGAATGAGAATAAACATTCCTTGAATCTTTTGGGTAGAAAAATGGTGCATGATTTGTATCAAAATCAAAATGTAGGATCATTTCTCGAAATGTCTTATCAATTTGCTCGTGAATATCATTTGGATGAGGGCAAATGTCAAAACCCAATAAACCTTTTGCAGGCGGAGGGCATTAAGGCTAGCGTGGCACTCTTTGGACATACTTTGTTTACTCTAACCGAACGAGATAAGGTACGTAGAATTGTGAAGTTATTAGAACAATTTAAGGGACAATTACTTGTCTGTGGCGTTGATAATTTGGGCGCCAGACTGATTAGAAGAAATGACTAA
- a CDS encoding phosphopantothenate/pantothenate synthetase codes for MERKIELHESHPRYLSLLAREKLVTGFKRGLVASEGLIAHGRGECFDYLIGECTIESAKAAVNAASATLLLARYPVISINGNVTALCVDQVCQLNRSLENSAVEINLFYYTKERERLISEEFKKYGLLKIFGIDPKNLVSIPELESNRRFVDRNGISKADVVFVPLEDGDRTIALKRMNKKVITVDLNPLSRTALSSDITIVDNIVRVIPQLIECIKYHKKHSSENDLKELIEGFDNMDGLKKALEVMKSKQVPIQ; via the coding sequence ATGGAGAGGAAAATAGAATTACATGAGAGTCATCCAAGATATTTATCGTTGTTAGCCAGAGAAAAACTGGTTACAGGTTTCAAACGAGGTTTAGTGGCATCAGAGGGTCTAATCGCACATGGAAGAGGGGAATGCTTTGACTATTTAATTGGGGAATGTACCATCGAATCCGCAAAAGCTGCCGTAAATGCTGCTTCCGCCACATTATTACTTGCCAGATACCCAGTAATATCTATAAATGGTAACGTAACAGCGTTATGCGTAGACCAGGTATGCCAGTTAAATCGATCACTAGAAAACTCAGCTGTTGAAATAAATCTTTTTTACTATACAAAAGAGAGGGAAAGGTTGATATCAGAAGAATTCAAAAAATATGGATTACTAAAAATATTTGGTATTGACCCAAAAAATCTTGTAAGCATCCCGGAACTAGAGAGCAACAGAAGATTTGTTGACAGGAATGGCATATCTAAAGCTGACGTTGTGTTTGTACCTCTAGAGGATGGTGATAGAACCATAGCCTTAAAACGAATGAATAAGAAAGTTATCACAGTAGATCTGAATCCACTTTCAAGAACAGCATTGTCATCGGATATAACAATTGTCGATAATATTGTTAGGGTAATTCCACAACTTATCGAATGCATAAAATATCATAAAAAACATTCTAGTGAAAATGACTTGAAGGAGCTTATAGAGGGTTTTGATAATATGGATGGCCTAAAAAAGGCTCTTGAAGTAATGAAATCTAAACAGGTTCCCATTCAATAA
- the panB gene encoding 3-methyl-2-oxobutanoate hydroxymethyltransferase, with protein sequence MIPNISDLQQKKKKCEKITVVTAYDYTTSKICDESGVDILLVGDSAGMVMLGYPSTISVTMEEMMVYCRGVINGSKNALIIADMPFGSYQFDQSLACLNATKFIKLGCHAVKLEGGVEVVPLIKKLTEYGIPVMGHIGLKPQTSLLWEGYRVQGRTTDSAISLHQQAKELEKAGAFSLVLELVTSQVAEQISKSLTIPTIGIGSGSGCDGQVLVFHDLVGSFNNFKPKFVRRYLESFPLILGAMKNYVSDVKNGKFPDEDHSFFIKEEELLKFNKYLNTKANIRKLNPE encoded by the coding sequence CTGATTCCAAACATTAGCGATTTACAACAAAAAAAGAAAAAATGTGAAAAAATCACCGTAGTAACTGCATATGATTACACAACTTCAAAAATATGTGATGAATCCGGAGTTGATATATTACTTGTTGGTGACAGTGCTGGTATGGTTATGCTGGGCTACCCAAGTACAATTTCTGTTACTATGGAAGAAATGATGGTCTATTGTAGAGGTGTTATTAATGGATCAAAGAACGCTTTAATCATTGCCGATATGCCATTTGGGTCCTACCAATTTGATCAGTCATTGGCTTGTCTAAATGCTACAAAATTTATTAAACTAGGTTGTCACGCTGTAAAACTCGAAGGTGGTGTTGAAGTTGTTCCTCTTATAAAGAAACTTACAGAATACGGAATCCCAGTTATGGGGCATATTGGATTAAAGCCTCAGACTTCATTACTATGGGAGGGATACAGGGTGCAAGGGAGGACTACTGATTCCGCAATCTCATTACACCAACAAGCAAAAGAATTAGAAAAGGCCGGAGCTTTTAGTTTAGTACTAGAACTAGTCACAAGCCAAGTAGCTGAACAAATCTCAAAATCTCTCACTATTCCAACGATTGGGATAGGTTCAGGTAGCGGATGTGATGGTCAAGTTTTGGTATTTCATGATCTTGTTGGATCCTTTAATAACTTCAAACCAAAATTTGTAAGACGATATTTGGAATCTTTTCCTCTAATATTGGGTGCGATGAAAAATTATGTTTCAGATGTAAAAAATGGTAAATTTCCCGATGAAGATCATTCATTTTTTATTAAAGAAGAAGAATTATTAAAATTCAATAAATATCTTAATACAAAAGCGAATATTCGCAAGTTGAACCCAGAATGA
- a CDS encoding phosphopantothenoylcysteine decarboxylase, translating into MVEDKSLSRKSVDSNDDDNYGLHPSKDIKCTLGNELFGKRVVICVTASVACYKTIDLIRLMMRHGAEVFVVISKAVEKFMNREYFLWASGNSVISELSGKLEHVRIANFKTSDLIVVYPCTANTIGKFANGIDDTSVTSVLSIALGARIPIIIAPAMHDAMYQNIIIKQNIQYLEKIGIVFVNPILEEDKAKVATVESVYLQSVDLVRNQISNIAKNNVIPDDHLDWFFCKYSIKNSIPLGKEQMRSFMKNKKILISTGSTVEHIDPIRVISNTSSGKMGYFLLKEAIDLGLDVTLVKGLTMIDLEYSKLKDQFDFKIIDVRTSQQMLDSVMGELASKPYDITILAAAVSDFKPEFSSSSKIATDCDSLVLKLVPTSKIVNQVKYVQSKTFLVGFKAEYHVSDRILLERSYRKLLDSDADMVVANDVGTEGAFIGSDSNKIVIVDKYKNYYDFPIQNKESVAENILKLIYVNLSKQRNDDS; encoded by the coding sequence ATGGTAGAAGATAAATCACTTAGTAGAAAATCCGTTGATAGTAACGACGATGATAACTATGGTTTACATCCATCAAAGGATATCAAATGCACCCTAGGAAATGAATTGTTTGGAAAAAGAGTTGTAATTTGTGTAACCGCTAGTGTAGCTTGTTACAAGACGATTGACTTGATCAGATTAATGATGAGACATGGTGCTGAAGTATTTGTGGTAATCTCAAAAGCAGTTGAAAAATTCATGAATAGGGAATATTTTTTGTGGGCCAGTGGGAATTCTGTTATATCAGAACTTTCTGGAAAATTAGAACATGTAAGAATAGCTAATTTCAAAACATCTGATTTGATAGTAGTATATCCGTGTACAGCTAATACAATAGGCAAATTTGCAAATGGGATTGACGATACATCAGTAACTTCAGTGTTATCGATAGCACTTGGAGCTCGAATTCCTATAATAATCGCCCCTGCGATGCATGATGCTATGTACCAAAACATAATCATTAAACAAAATATACAATATTTAGAAAAAATTGGGATAGTGTTTGTGAATCCGATCCTTGAAGAGGATAAAGCCAAAGTAGCAACCGTTGAATCCGTTTATTTGCAAAGTGTTGATCTAGTCAGGAATCAAATTTCAAATATCGCGAAGAATAATGTTATCCCAGACGATCATTTAGACTGGTTTTTCTGTAAATATTCAATTAAAAATTCGATACCATTAGGTAAAGAACAAATGCGATCATTTATGAAAAATAAAAAGATTTTGATATCTACAGGCAGTACCGTTGAACACATAGATCCGATTCGTGTCATTTCTAATACTAGTTCCGGTAAAATGGGTTATTTTCTGCTAAAGGAGGCTATTGACTTGGGATTAGATGTTACTCTTGTTAAGGGATTAACAATGATTGATTTGGAATACTCTAAATTGAAGGACCAGTTCGATTTTAAGATAATCGATGTTAGAACAAGTCAACAAATGCTGGATAGTGTAATGGGGGAGTTAGCTTCAAAACCTTATGACATAACCATACTTGCTGCAGCAGTTTCCGATTTCAAACCAGAATTTTCTTCGAGTAGTAAAATCGCTACCGACTGCGATTCCCTTGTACTTAAACTTGTGCCAACTAGCAAAATCGTTAATCAAGTCAAATACGTCCAAAGTAAAACATTCTTAGTTGGTTTTAAAGCTGAATACCACGTTTCAGATCGAATTCTATTGGAAAGATCATATCGGAAACTTCTAGATTCTGATGCCGATATGGTAGTCGCCAATGACGTGGGCACTGAAGGTGCATTTATTGGCTCAGATTCCAATAAGATCGTTATTGTGGATAAATACAAGAATTATTACGATTTTCCCATTCAAAATAAAGAATCTGTTGCAGAAAACATTCTAAAATTAATATACGTAAATTTATCTAAACAAAGAAATGATGACTCCTAG
- a CDS encoding isocitrate lyase/PEP mutase family protein — translation MSLSKLLSRQNDILVMPGVYDALTAKIAEQVGFEAIFQTGYGTSASLLALPDFGFLSITETVENARRITRAVDIPLIVDVDTGYGNPLTVSKLVNDLQRIGASGIFLEDQVWPKRCGHMMGKEVIDSQEYIQKLRSAIDAKKQNSDFIIVARTDAMAPLGIEEAIKRGKLYREIGADVVFVEAPRSLEDMKKIADQIDGPLVANMIEEGMTPNLTSAELLELGYKIALFPLSGLYSSAFAIFETFKTLKETGTTKTLKDKMMKFKEFNKLVSLDKYMTMENKYV, via the coding sequence TTGTCATTAAGTAAGTTATTGAGTCGTCAGAATGATATTTTAGTTATGCCCGGTGTGTACGATGCTTTGACTGCCAAGATTGCTGAGCAAGTAGGTTTCGAGGCCATTTTTCAAACAGGATACGGAACATCGGCATCTTTGTTAGCATTGCCCGATTTTGGATTCTTAAGCATTACCGAAACTGTTGAAAATGCACGAAGGATAACTAGGGCAGTTGATATACCATTAATTGTAGATGTAGATACTGGATACGGTAACCCATTGACCGTATCTAAATTAGTAAATGATTTACAACGAATAGGGGCTTCGGGGATCTTTCTTGAAGATCAAGTTTGGCCAAAAAGGTGTGGCCATATGATGGGTAAGGAAGTTATCGATTCTCAGGAATACATCCAAAAACTAAGGTCTGCTATTGACGCTAAGAAACAAAACTCAGATTTCATAATAGTGGCCAGAACTGATGCTATGGCCCCACTGGGGATTGAAGAGGCTATAAAAAGGGGAAAATTATATAGAGAAATTGGTGCTGACGTCGTTTTTGTTGAGGCTCCGCGCTCTCTCGAAGATATGAAAAAAATCGCAGATCAAATTGATGGTCCATTAGTAGCTAACATGATAGAGGAAGGCATGACACCTAATTTGACCTCGGCCGAACTTTTAGAATTGGGCTACAAAATTGCTCTGTTTCCGCTTTCTGGATTATATTCCTCCGCCTTTGCGATATTTGAAACGTTTAAGACTTTGAAAGAGACTGGTACTACAAAGACGCTGAAAGATAAAATGATGAAGTTTAAGGAATTTAATAAGCTAGTTAGCTTAGATAAATACATGACCATGGAAAACAAATATGTTTGA
- a CDS encoding glycosyltransferase family A protein — protein MGTYFTIVTCRNSENDIEKAIKSLSDQTIKPSYIIVIDDGSKDNTGEILKRLSDEIHNLFIISNPDLGYDISRIVKNWNKALALKAEKMLEDTDYHMIGTDDTIYYNDYAEKIIEFMDNNTDYAIVSGNIDDGSYKTPRGAGRFVRNSFFYKEYAQYPEKMGYESAVLIASRKNGYKETILKEAKFEHTRPLGQNHHFYEFGASMRTLGYHPLFAFGRFFLYFGTSKPIGRAGALYMLYHYISYKPKIEGYDSMYPDDIRKFTRKTQVDKIKSLIKQRSPTN, from the coding sequence ATGGGAACTTATTTTACAATTGTAACATGTAGGAATTCTGAAAACGACATTGAAAAAGCCATAAAATCACTATCTGACCAAACAATTAAACCTTCATATATAATTGTAATAGATGACGGCTCTAAGGATAATACTGGAGAAATTTTAAAAAGGTTATCTGATGAAATCCATAATTTATTTATAATCAGTAATCCTGATCTGGGATATGATATTTCTAGAATTGTCAAAAACTGGAACAAAGCTTTGGCTCTAAAAGCTGAAAAAATGTTGGAGGATACAGATTATCATATGATAGGTACAGATGATACCATATATTATAACGATTACGCTGAAAAAATAATTGAATTTATGGATAATAACACAGATTATGCTATCGTATCTGGGAATATTGATGACGGTAGCTATAAAACTCCTCGTGGAGCAGGTAGATTTGTCAGGAACTCCTTTTTTTATAAAGAATATGCTCAATACCCTGAAAAAATGGGATACGAATCTGCTGTTTTAATCGCTTCAAGAAAAAATGGTTATAAAGAAACTATTCTAAAAGAAGCAAAATTTGAGCACACTCGACCCCTTGGGCAGAATCATCATTTCTATGAATTTGGTGCTAGCATGAGAACCCTAGGTTATCATCCATTATTCGCATTTGGGAGATTTTTCCTATATTTTGGTACCAGTAAACCCATAGGAAGGGCTGGAGCCTTGTATATGTTGTATCATTACATATCTTATAAACCGAAGATTGAAGGATATGACAGCATGTACCCAGATGATATAAGAAAATTTACCAGGAAGACCCAAGTAGATAAAATCAAATCATTAATTAAACAGAGATCGCCCACAAATTAA
- a CDS encoding glycosyltransferase, producing the protein MHLSTEGLPDWRIEKSALTALNKGHEVVFAGSKSPFIYNRNTFSKIYEVIWTAKARYGFPYYWHMVKKQIYQIIKEVLPDIVHAHNIFSAKMMLEFDIPFVYDDHEFWSRHSQLLLEMDKLNEIQAEKVSLNETIRGVRRRVKRKIINRHVNRLWAKWERELVSSVPTITVSNEIANKLRVIGNSNKIFVVHNFPMKFEVGGLGNPRQHDQLSSVYAGSDGHNKKKYPSRNIDGLTDIFTNNNVGDLTIIGWNGEFSEKIKYTGFLDRNDMYEVMSNNSIGLIPFKKHWSHEYINPNKAYEYAHAGLLVMCTNSFKEIKSVLKEHCVTFDDYEEMKEELLYFKNNMDELYYKRINLFEYARNNLIWELNEKQILEAYKIC; encoded by the coding sequence TTGCATTTATCTACCGAGGGACTGCCAGATTGGAGGATTGAAAAATCTGCGTTAACAGCTTTGAATAAAGGACATGAGGTAGTATTTGCTGGATCTAAAAGCCCATTCATATATAACAGAAATACTTTTTCTAAAATCTATGAAGTTATTTGGACTGCGAAAGCCAGATATGGGTTTCCTTATTATTGGCATATGGTCAAAAAGCAAATATATCAAATTATTAAAGAAGTCCTGCCCGACATAGTTCATGCCCATAATATCTTTTCTGCTAAGATGATGCTTGAGTTTGATATACCATTCGTATATGATGATCATGAGTTTTGGTCTAGACATTCTCAATTGTTACTGGAAATGGATAAACTAAATGAAATCCAGGCTGAGAAAGTAAGCCTAAACGAAACCATAAGGGGGGTGCGAAGAAGAGTGAAAAGGAAAATAATAAACCGTCATGTCAATCGCTTATGGGCTAAATGGGAAAGAGAATTGGTTTCATCTGTTCCTACAATAACTGTATCCAATGAAATAGCAAACAAATTGAGAGTAATAGGCAACAGTAACAAAATATTTGTTGTACATAATTTTCCAATGAAGTTTGAAGTAGGCGGTTTAGGTAATCCCCGCCAACACGACCAGTTGTCAAGCGTTTATGCAGGATCAGATGGACACAATAAAAAGAAATATCCTAGTAGGAACATAGATGGATTAACAGATATATTTACTAATAATAATGTTGGAGATCTTACAATCATTGGTTGGAACGGAGAATTTTCTGAAAAAATCAAATATACTGGTTTCCTAGATAGAAACGATATGTATGAAGTAATGTCAAATAATTCGATTGGATTGATACCATTTAAGAAGCATTGGTCCCATGAGTATATTAATCCAAATAAGGCGTATGAATATGCTCATGCAGGCCTTCTTGTAATGTGTACAAACTCATTTAAAGAAATAAAGTCTGTCCTAAAGGAGCATTGTGTAACCTTCGATGATTATGAGGAGATGAAGGAAGAATTATTATATTTCAAAAATAATATGGATGAATTGTATTATAAGAGAATTAATTTGTTCGAATATGCACGTAATAATTTGATCTGGGAACTTAATGAAAAACAAATCTTGGAAGCGTACAAAATTTGCTAG